A genomic region of Bubalus kerabau isolate K-KA32 ecotype Philippines breed swamp buffalo chromosome 10, PCC_UOA_SB_1v2, whole genome shotgun sequence contains the following coding sequences:
- the KBTBD13 gene encoding kelch repeat and BTB domain-containing protein 13 — protein MPQGPETPVQVWVGSQLFQADRALLVEHCGFFRGLFRSGMREARAAEVHLGALSPDGFHTTLRVLRGERPALAAADELLQAVECAAFLQAPALARFLEHSLTSENCALLCDAAAAFGLHDVFHSAALFIRDGALELAAELALPEARTYVAELRPSSYVAVSTHAPAPGFLEDPSRTMCYLDEEEDTWRTLAALPLEASTLLAGVATLGNKLYIVGGVRGPNKEVVDLGFCYDPDGGTWREFPSPHQPRYDTALAGFEGHLYAIGGEFQRTAMSSVERYDPASGCWSFMADLPQPAAGVPCAHARGRLFVCLWQPADTTAVVEYAVRADEWLPVAELRRPQSYGHCMVAHRDSLYVVRNGPKDDFLHCAIDCLNLATGQWTALPGQFVNSKGALFTAVVRGDTVYTVNRVFTLLYAIEGGSWRLLREKAGFPRPGSLQTFLLRLPPGAQGPVASTTPEL, from the coding sequence ATGCCGCAGGGCCCAGAGACCCCGGTGCAGGTGTGGGTGGGCAGCCAACTCTTCCAGGCAGACCGGGCCCTGCTAGTGGAGCACTGCGGCTTCTTCCGCGGCCTCTTTCGCTCGGGCATGCGGGAGGCGCGCGCTGCAGAGGTGCACCTGGGCGCGCTGAGCCCAGACGGCTTCCACACCACGCTGCGGGTGCTGCGCGGAGAGCGTCCAGCGCTGGCGGCTGCCGACGAGCTGCTGCAGGCCGTGGAGTGCGCCGCCTTCCTGCAGGCGCCTGCGCTGGCGCGCTTCCTAGAGCACAGCCTCACGTCGGAGAACTGCGCGCTGCTGTGCGACGCGGCCGCAGCCTTCGGCCTACACGACGTCTTCCACAGCGCCGCGCTCTTCATCCGCGACGGCGCCCTCGAGCTGGCGGCCGAGCTGGCGCTGCCCGAGGCCCGCACCTACGTGGCGGAGCTGCGACCCAGCAGCTACGTGGCCGTGAGCACACATGCGCCGGCGCCCGGCTTCCTGGAGGACCCTTCGCGCACCATGTGCTACCTGGATGAGGAGGAGGACACCTGGCGCACGCTGGCCGCGCTGCCCCTGGAGGCCAGCACGCTCCTGGCCGGTGTGGCCACGCTGGGCAACAAGCTCTACATTGTGGGCGGTGTGCGGGGCCCCAACAAGGAGGTGGTGGACCTGGGCTTCTGCTACGACCCCGACGGCGGAACGTGGCGCGagttccccagcccccaccagccGCGCTACGACACGGCGCTGGCCGGCTTCGAGGGCCACCTCTACGCCATCGGGGGGGAGTTCCAGAGGACAGCTATGAGCTCAGTGGAGCGCTACGACCCGGCCTCGGGCTGCTGGAGCTTCATGGCCGACTTGCCGCAGCCAGCTGCCGGCGTACCCTGCGCACACGCCCGCGGCCGCCTCTTCGTGTGTCTGTGGCAGCCGGCAGACACGACGGCCGTAGTGGAGTACGCTGTGCGGGCTGATGAGTGGCTGCCCGTggccgagctgcggcgcccacaGAGCTATGGCCACTGCATGGTGGCCCACCGCGACAGCCTCTACGTGGTGCGTAACGGACCTAAGGATGACTTCCTGCACTGCGCCATCGACTGCCTCAACCTAGCCACGGGCCAGTGGACAGCGCTGCCCGGCCAGTTCGTCAACAGCAAAGGCGCGCTCTTCACTGCCGTGGTGCGCGGCGACACCGTCTATACAGTCAACCGCGTGTTCACCCTGCTCTATGCCATCGAGGGCGGCTCCTGGAGGCTGCTTAGGGAGAAGGCCGGCTTCCCACGGCCCGGTTCCTTGCAGACCTTTCTCCTGAGGCTGCCTCCCGGTGCCCAGGGTCCTGTGGCCTCGACAACACCAGAACTGTGA